A genome region from Brienomyrus brachyistius isolate T26 chromosome 23, BBRACH_0.4, whole genome shotgun sequence includes the following:
- the LOC125718697 gene encoding transmembrane protein 74, with product MADLELLYLEKTCRQPDPPTSPGCALNQQSIPKPSSSGGKSACREDECSLAQGTADCQGQGDAPPKSGVAWDGDVVKMCCDDELETSFTSEEQDVDLRRPAGGPFGPPCPNDGRQEVMRDLSSISDDELASQSSEKSVDYGFISAVTFLVTGVSLVVISYAVPRDVRVSPDAVSAREMERLEKESARIGAHLDRCVIAGLCLLTLGGVVLSTLLMVSMWKGEMYRRKAFAYSKQSAKLYGSVNFRAGSSPTRSSPHLSEDEEDGCILN from the coding sequence ATGGCAGATCTAGAGCTTCTTTATTTAGAAAAAACCTGCAGGCAACCCGATCCGCCGACCAGCCCTGGCTGTGCTTTAAATCAGCAGAGCATCCCCAAGCCAAGCAGCTCAGGTGGAAAGTCAGCCTGCAGGGAGGATGAGTGCAGTCTGGCCCAAGGGACAGCTGACTGCCAAGGGCAAGGCGATGCTCCCCCGAAAAGCGGTGTGGCGTGGGACGGCGACGTCGTAAAGATGTGCTGCGACGACGAGCTGGAGACGTCCTTCACCAGCGAAGAGCAAGACGTGGACCTGCGGCGGCCCGCCGGAGGCCCCTTCGGGCCGCCCTGTCCGAACGATggcagacaggaagtgatgcgGGACCTCTCGTCCATCTCTGACGACGAGCTGGCCTCTCAGTCCTCGGAGAAATCGGTGGATTACGGCTTCATCAGCGCAGTGACCTTCCTGGTGACCGGCGTCTCGCTGGTGGTCATTTCCTACGCGGTGCCCCGCGACGTCAGGGTGAGCCCCGACGCGGTTTCCGCGCGCGAGATGGAGCGGCTGGAGAAGGAGAGCGCCAGGATAGGGGCTCACCTGGACAGGTGTGTGATCGCGGGGCTCTGCCTGCTTACGCTGGGGGGTGTGGTGCTCTCCACGCTGCTCATGGTCTCCATGTGGAAGGGCGAGATGTACAGGCGCAAGGCTTTCGCGTACTCAAAGCAGTCGGCCAAACTGTACGGCTCGGTCAATTTCAGAGCGGGATCGAGTCCAACTCGGTCGTCCCCACACCTGTCTGAGGACGAGGAAGACGGATGCATCCTGAACTGA